The Corvus hawaiiensis isolate bCorHaw1 chromosome 2, bCorHaw1.pri.cur, whole genome shotgun sequence genome includes a window with the following:
- the ATP6V1A gene encoding V-type proton ATPase catalytic subunit A, whose amino-acid sequence MDFSKLPKIRDEDREAFVGYVYGVSGPVVTACNMAGAAMYELVRVGHSELVGEIIRLEGDLATVQVYEETSGVSVGDPVLRTGKPLSVELGPGIMGAIFDGIQRPLSDISTLTKSIYIPRGVNVSALSRDVKWDFTPSKSLRIGSHITGGDIYGVVNENSLIKHKIMLPPRNRGTVTYIAPPGNYDTSDVVLELEFEGVKEKFTMVQVWPVRQVRPVTEKLPANHPLLTGQRVLDALFPCVQGGTTAIPGAFGCGKTVISQSLSKYSNSDVIIYVGCGERGNEMSEVLRDFPELTMEVDGKVESIMKRTALVANTSNMPVAAREASIYTGITLSEYFRDMGYHVSMMADSTSRWAEALREISGRLAEMPADSGYPAYLGARLASFYERAGRVKCLGNPEREGSVSIVGAVSPPGGDFSDPVTSATLGIVQVFWGLDKKLAQRKHFPSVNWLISYSKYTRALDEYYDKHFTEFVPLRTKAKEILQEEEDLAEIVQLVGKASLAETDKITLEVAKLIKDDFLQQNGYTPYDRFCPFYKTVGMLSNMIAFYDMARRAVETTAQSDNKITWSIIRENMSEILYRLTSMKFKDPVKDGETKIKADYAQLFEDMQNAFRSLED is encoded by the exons ATGGACTTTTCCAAACTCCCCAAAATCCGTGATGAGGACAGAGAGGCGTTTGTTGGCTATGTTTATGGAGTCTCAGGACCTG TGGTCACGGCCTGCAACATGGCAGGTGCTGCCATGTACGAGCTGGTACGAGTAGGACACAGTGAGCTGGTGGGGGAGATCATCCGGCTGGAAGGTGATCTGGCAACTGTCCAGGTGTATGAAGAAACAT CTGGTGTCTCTGTAGGAGATCCTGTGCTCCGTACTGGGAAGCCCCTATCAGTGGAATTGGGGCCTGGCATTATGGGAGCTATTTTTGATGGTATCCAGAGACCTCTCTCGGACATCAGCACTCTGACTAAAAGTATTTATATCCCTAGAGGTGTCAACGTGTCAGCTTTGAGCCGAGATGTCAAATGGGACTTCACACCTTCCAAAAGTCTGCGG ATTGGCAGCCACATCACTGGTGGAGATATTTATGGTGTGGTGAATGAAAACTCCCTGATCAAACACAAAATCATGCTGCCCCCACGGAATAGGGGTACAGTTACATACATTGCTCCTCCAGGAAACTATGACACTTCA GATGTTGTGTTAGAGCTGGAGTTTGAAGGTGTGAAGGAGAAGTTCACTATGGTGCAGGTCTGGCCTGTACGTCAAGTCCGTCCTGTTACCGAGAAGCTGCCAGCCAATCATCCTTTATTAACTGGCCAACGAGTCCTGGATGCCCTCTTCCC GTGTGTACAAGGGGGTACAACAGCGATTCCTGGGGCATTTGGTTGTGGAAAGACTGTGATCTCACAGTCTCTTTCAAAGTACTCCAACAGTGATGTCATCATTTATGTAGGCTGTGGAGAACGAGGAAATGAAATGTCTGAAGTACTGAGAGATTTCCCTGAG tTAACAATGGAAGTTGATGGCAAGGTAGAAAGCATCATGAAGAGAACAGCTCTGGTAGCAAATACTTCCAACATGCCTGTGGCTGCCAGAGAAGCCTCCATCTATACTG GAATCACCCTGTCCGAGTATTTCCGGGATATGGGCTACCATGTCAGTATGATGGCAGACTCTACTTCCCGATGGGCTGAGGCCCTCAGGGAAATCTCAGGGCGACTGGCTGAAATGCCAGCTG ACAGTGGTTATCCAGCCTACCTCGGTGCCCGTCTGGCCTCTTTCTATGAGCGAGCTGGGAGAGTGAAGTGTCTGGGAAATCCTGAGAGGGAAGGCAGCGTCAGCATTGTTGGAGC TGTCTCTCCCCCAGGTGGTGACTTCTCTGATCCTGTCACATCTGCTACCCTGGGCATTGTTCAG GTTTTCTGGGGCCTGGATAAGAAGCTGGCACAGCGCAAGCACTTCCCATCTGTGAACTGGCTGATCAGCTACAGCAAATACACGCGAGCCCTGGACGAGTACTACGacaaacatttcacagaatttgTCCCTCTGAGGACAAAGGCCAAAGAGATCCTACAGGAGGAAGAGGACCTTGCAGAGATTGTGCAGCTTGTGGGGAAG GCTTCCTTGGCAGAAACAGATAAAATTACCTTGGAAGTTGCCAAGCTGATAAAAGATGACTTCTTGCAGCAGAATGGTTACACGCCTTATGACAG GTTCTGCCCTTTCTATAAAACAGTGGGAATGCTTTCCAACATGATTGCATTTTATGACATGGCACGCCGTGCTGTAGAAACCACAGCTCAGAGTGACAATAAGATCACGTGGTCCATCATCCGAGAGAACATGAGCGAAATCCTCTACAGACTTACCTCCATGAAGTTCAAG GACCCTGTCAAAGATGGTGAAACAAAAATCAAGGCGGACTATGCTCAGCTGTTTGAGGATATGCAGAATGCATTTCGCAGTCTGGAAGACTAG
- the TENT5C gene encoding terminal nucleotidyltransferase 5C produces the protein MAGKGSSRADSMSCSVLNWEQVSRLHDILTEVVPIHGRGNFPTLEITLKDIVHTVRSRLSEAGIVVHDVRLNGSAAGHVLVKDNGLGCKDLDLIFQVSLPSEAEFQLVRDVVLRSLLNFLPEGVSKRKISPVTLKEAYIEKLVKVYTETDRWSLISLSNKHGKNVELKFVDCIRRQFEFSVDSFQIILDSLLFYYDYSETPMSEHFHPTVIGESMYGDFEAAFDHLQNKLIATKNPEEIRGGGLLKYSNLLVRDFRPMDKDEIKTLERYMCSRFFIDFPDILDQQRKLETYLQNHFSKEERSKYDYLMILRRVVNESTVCLMGHERRQTLNLISLLALKVLAEQNVIPNATNVTCYYQPAPYVSDANFSNYYLASAPVLYGQSYPTWLPCN, from the coding sequence ATGGCAGGCAAAGGAAGTAGCAGAGCAGACTCCATGTCCTGCAGTGTGCTGAACTGGGAGCAGGTCAGCCGCCTGCACGACATTCTTACAGAGGTGGTTCCGATCCACGGGCGAGGGAACTTCCCGACACTGGAGATAACTCTGAAGGACATTGTTCACACGGTTCGGAGCCGGCTGAGCGAAGCGGGCATTGTGGTCCACGATGTCCGTCTGAATGGCTCTGCAGCTGGTCACGTCCTGGTCAAGGATAATGGGCTGGGGTGCAAAGACCTGGATCTCATTTTTCAAGTTTCTCTTCCAAGTGAGGCAGAATTTCAGTTGGTTCGAGATGTGGTCTTGCGATCCCTCTTGAATTTCTTGCCGGAAGGAGTAAGCAAGCGGAAAATCAGTCCTGTAACACTGAAGGAAGCCTATATCGAGAAGCTGGTCAAAGTGTACACGGAGACTGACCGCTGGAGCTTGATATCACTTTCCAATAAGCATGGCAAAAACGTGGAGCTTAAGTTTGTAGACTGCATACGACGACAGTTTGAGTTCAGTGTGGACTCGTTCCAAATCATACTGGACTCCCTGCTCTTTTACTATGACTACTCAGAAACCCCCATGTCAGAGCACTTCCATCCAACTGTGATTGGGGAGAGCATGTATGGAGACTTTGAAGCAGCTTTTGATCACCTTCAGAACAAGCTGATAGCTACCAAAAATCCTGAAGAGATCCGAGGTGGTGGGCTTCTGAAGTATAGTAACCTCTTAGTACGAGACTTCAGGCCCATGGATAAGGATGAGATCAAAACGTTGGAGCGCTACATGTGCTCCCGATTCTTCATAGACTTCCCAGACATCCTGGATCAGCAGCGCAAGCTAGAGACCTACCTCCAGAACCACTTCTCCAAAGAAGAGAGGAGCAAGTATGACTACCTCATGATTCTGCGCAGGGTGGTGAACGAGAGCACCGTCTGCCTCATGGGACACGAGCGAAGGCAGACTCTCAATTTGATTTCTCTGCTAGCACTCAAGGTGCTGGCAGAACAGAATGTCATCCCTAATGCCACTAATGTAACCTGTTACTACCAGCCAGCACCTTATGTCAGTGATGCAAACTTCAGCAACTACTACCTTGCAAGTGCCCCTGTGCTGTATGGCCAGTCCTACCCCACTTGGTTGCCTTGCAATTGA
- the DUSP12 gene encoding dual specificity protein phosphatase 12 produces the protein MAAAGGMVPVLPGLYVGGAESCSSPEALSAAGVVAVLTVDAEEPPAVPGVRAMHVRARDEPGADLLSRLDDCAAFLGAARAGGGAALVRCHAGVSRSVAVVAAYLMKTQGLGWEEALAAVRAAKPDAQVNPGFQGQLKLYEAMGCAVDTSSVLYKRYRLEMLSERFSEPQDLPREVFAVDPTTICQTSNTEVLYRCRKCRRALFRSSSILSHTEGIGPTAFAHKRITDSARLSGNGQEKCTSYFIEPVQWMEPALLGVMEGQLLCPKCTSKLGSFSWRGDQCSCGRWVTPAFQIHKSRVDEVRTLPVGNFQTAKT, from the exons ATGGCGGCTGCCGGCGGGATGGTGCCGGtgctgccggggctctacgtgGGCGGCGCGGAGTCGTGCTCGTCCCCGGAGGCGCTGTCGGCGGCGGGGGTGGTGGCGGTGCTGACGGTGGACGCGGAGGAGCCGCCGGCCGTGCCGGGGGTGCGAGCCATGCACGTCCGGGCGCGGGACGAGCCCGGCGCGGACCTGCTGAGCCGCCTGGATGACTGCGCCGCGTTCCTGGGCGCGgcccgggcgggcggcggcgccgcgcTCGTCCGCTG CCACGCCGGGGTGAGCCGCAGCGTGGCCGTGGTCGCCGCCTACCTGATGAAGACGCAGGGGCTCGGCTGGGAGGAGGCGCTCGCCGCCGTCAGGGCCGCCAAGCCGGACGCACA GGTGAACCCGGGCTTCCAGGGGCAGCTGAAGCTCTACGAGGCGATGGGCTGTGCCGTGGACACCAGCAGCGTCCTCTACAAGCGGTACCGCCTGGAGATGCTCAGCGAGAGGTTCTCTG AACCTCAAGACTTGCCCCGAGAAGTCTTTGCAGTTGATCCTACCACTATATGTCAAACTTCGAACACAGAGGTTCTCTACAGATGCAGGAAATGCAG ACGCGCTCTGTTCCGTAGCTCCAGCATTTTGTCCCACACGGAAGGGATCGGACCGACAGCCTTTGCCCACAAGAGGATAACAGACTCTGCACGGCTTTCTGGGAATGGCCAGGAAAAGTGCACCTCGTACTTCATTGAGCCCGTGCAGTGGATGGAGCCAGCCTTGCTCGGAGTAATGGAAGGACAG CTTCTGTGTCCCAAATGCACGTCAAAGCTGGGCTCCTTCAGCTGGAGGGGGGACCAGTGTTCCTGTGGCCGCTGGGTGACGCCAGCCTTCCAGATCCACAAAAGTCGAGTGGATGAAGTGAGGACGCTGCCAGTTGGTAACTTCCAAACTGCCAAAACCTGA